A window of the Chlorocebus sabaeus isolate Y175 chromosome 8, mChlSab1.0.hap1, whole genome shotgun sequence genome harbors these coding sequences:
- the LOC103215312 gene encoding proline-rich protein 23D1-like → MYGYRRPRSPRDFQTERLNDNEGETSLATTQMNPPKRRQVEQGPCTGAKILSISGAPHLNSCQSLEPPQEQLDSGTEELIIVLEQGTEVRLSLEEGVFILAPETALQLTLENTVIVIVPEHVLRSQDGLQFPMQIQDILPSVDDFTLEFHVQDGVISDMKGENVPFSPAEDGEAAPLYHQPLMMPPANHMTGTSPCLLVTPLCIPRCLAAFPQRYPLPPTPSPVGCPRPADSSFSLHAMELLCTSSLRPMPPSPSPDPQIYRRVHHRPPSKARRCLFRK, encoded by the exons ATGTATGGTTACCGGCGCCCAAGAAGCCCCAGGGATTTCCAGACAGAACGGCTGAATGACAATGAAGGGGAGACCAG TTTGGCTACCACACAAATGAATCCACCCAAACGCCGCCAAGTGGAGCAGGGTCCCTGTACAG GTGCAAAAATACTCTCAATTTCAGGAGCTCCACACCTGAATTCATGCCAGTCCCTGGAACCTCCCCAG GAGCAGCTGGATTCTGGCACTGAGGAGCTCATCATAGTCCTGGAACAAGGGACAGAAGTGAGGCTGAGCCTGGAAGAGGGCGTCTTCATCCTGGCCCCAGAAACAGCGCTGCAACTAACCCTGGAGAACACAGTCATTGTGATTGTCCCTGAGCATGTCCTGAGGTCACAAGATGGCCTGCAGTTCCCTATGCAGATCCAGGACATCTTGCCTTCGGTTGATGACTTCACCTTGGAGTTCCACGTTCAAGATGGAGTCATCTCAGATATGAAAGGAGAGAATGTGCCTTTTTCACCTGCAGAAGATGGGGAGGCAGCACCCCTATATCACCAGCCCTTGATGATGCCGCCAGCAAACCACATGACTGGGACCAGCCCTTGTCTCCTAGTAACCCCATTGTGCATTCCACGCTGTCTGGCAGCCTTCCCCCAACGCTACCCTCTACCTCCCACACCTAGTCCTGTGGGATGCCCTAGACCAGCCGATTCCAGTTTCAGCCTGCATGCTATGGAGCTCTTGTGCACCTCGTCCCTCAGACCTATGCCCCCTTCACCAAGTCCTGATCCCCAGATCTATCGTAGGGTTCACCACAGGCCTCCCAGCAAGGCACGGAGATGTCTCTTTAGGAAGTGA